A single window of Anopheles moucheti chromosome 2, idAnoMoucSN_F20_07, whole genome shotgun sequence DNA harbors:
- the LOC128298656 gene encoding C-type lectin domain family 4 member K-like, translating to MSFKTFFLSLCVVVAAFNCIEAEKTFTVFTKRTSFFEAWQDCNSYNGYLASIRSSTEQRLVEQAMAKTGNPNGIYFIGGTDLGRDGRWMWIGMNSLLKSNDYRNFYPGEPNNLGGNQHCLTVGNWGAENRGKWDDQVCSKIVDGYVCAFEV from the exons ATGTCGTTCAAGACTTTCTTCCTATCGCTGTGCGTGGTTGTGGCCGCATTCAATTGCATTGAAG CCGAAAAGACCTTCACCGTTTTCACCAAAAGGACCTCGTTTTTCGAGGCGTGGCAAGACTGCAATTCCTACAATGGATATTTGGCATCCATTCGGTCATCAACCGAGCAAAGGCTAGTGGAACAAGCTATGGCCAAAACTGGCAATCCCAATGGCATATATTTCATTGGAGGAACTGACCTCGGCCgtgatggtcgatggatgtggatTGGCATGAACAGTCTGTTGAAGAGCAACGACTACCGGAACTTCTATCCAGGAGAGCCTAACAATCTCGGAGGCAACCAGCACTGTCTGACGGTCGGAAACTGGGGAGCAGAGAACCGTGGTAAATGGGATGATCAGGTGTGCTCAAAGATAGTAGATGGATATGTGTGCGCATTCgaagtttaa
- the LOC128297906 gene encoding protein obstructor-E-like yields MAWKSHTIILISLLMGLASAQRQDQEDPCKTKSKVVGDVTYCDRYWECINSQPELYDCPNGLVFAGKHRGVTEGCDYPWRSNYCDGKQLANGPISTEHCDWLYGIFGHETSCTRYWTCWNGTATEQLCIGGLLYNENAHSCDWPENVDGCQKHPLCNDDANGNVPLGKSCNRYWQCQGGYPRLQRCPAMLVFDRRSLRCVVPPTEDCDVPTTPLPLEYEPEPQQQGKGNPNAIGGLQGGKLQSGGRNKN; encoded by the exons GGCTTGCCAGCGCTCAACGACAAGACCAAGAGGATCCGTGTAAAACCAAATCGAAGGTTGTCGGCGATGTGACGTACTGCGATCGGTACTGGGAGTGTATCAACAGTCAGCCGGAGCTGTACGACTGTCCGAATGGGCTCGTGTTCGCCGGCAAGCACCGTGGCGTCACTGAGGGTTGTGACTATCCGTGGCGATCAAACTACTGCGATGGGAAGCAGTTGGCAA ACGGTCCGATCTCGACGGAGCACTGCGATTGGTTGTACGGCATCTTCGGTCACGAGACGTCGTGTACGCGATACTGGACCTGCTGGAATGGTACCGCTACCGAGCAGCTCTGCATCGGTGGTTTGCTGTACAACGAAAATGCTCACAGCTGCGATTGGCCCGAAAACGTTGATGGATGTCAGAAGCACC CACTTTGCAACGATGATGCGAACGGTAATGTCCCGCTGGGAAAGTCTTGCAATCGGTACTGGCAGTGCCAGGGTGGCTACCCACGACTTCAGCGCTGTCCCGCCATGCTCGTGTTCGATCGACGTAGTCTGCGCTGTGTTGTGCCACCTACCGAGGACTGTGATGTACCGACCACTCCGCTACCGTTGGAGTACGAACCAGAGCCACAGCAGCAGGGCAAG GGAAATCCAAACGCCATCGGTGGACTGCAGGGTGGCAAATTGCAATCGGGAGGACGAAACAAGAACTAA
- the LOC128298654 gene encoding C-type lectin domain family 4 member K-like, producing MSFKTFFLSLCVVVAAFNCIEAEKTFTVFTKRTSFFEAWQDCNSYNGYLASIRSSTEQRLVEQAMAKTGNPNGIYFIGGTDLGRDGRWMWIGMNSLLKSNDYRNFYPGEPNNLGGNQHCLTVGNWGAENRGKWDDQVCSKIVDGYVCAFEV from the exons ATGTCGTTCAAGACTTTCTTCCTATCGCTGTGCGTGGTTGTGGCCGCATTCAATTGCATTGAAG CCGAAAAGACCTTCACCGTTTTCACCAAAAGGACCTCGTTTTTCGAGGCGTGGCAAGACTGCAATTCCTACAATGGATATTTGGCATCCATTCGGTCATCAACCGAGCAAAGGCTAGTGGAACAAGCTATGGCCAAAACTGGCAATCCCAATGGCATATATTTCATTGGAGGAACTGACCTCGGCCgtgatggtcgatggatgtggatTGGCATGAACAGTCTGTTGAAGAGCAACGACTACCGGAACTTCTATCCAGGAGAGCCTAACAATCTCGGAGGCAACCAGCACTGTCTGACGGTCGGAAACTGGGGAGCAGAGAACCGTGGTAAATGGGATGATCAGGTGTGCTCAAAGATAGTAGATGGATATGTATGCGCATTCgaagtttaa